One region of Micromonospora ureilytica genomic DNA includes:
- a CDS encoding cytidine deaminase, producing MPDTPAAPAARPTPTASGALSAEDGKLVVLARGARARVGAVEGAAVRDQDGRTYAAASVALPSLTLTALQLAVASAVAAGASRLEAAAVVTEASTLDGAGHAAVRDLAADAPVHVAAPDGTVLGTVTQ from the coding sequence ATGCCTGACACACCCGCCGCGCCTGCCGCCCGGCCCACCCCCACCGCGTCGGGCGCTCTGAGCGCCGAGGACGGCAAGCTCGTCGTCCTGGCCCGGGGAGCCCGCGCGCGGGTCGGCGCCGTGGAGGGCGCCGCGGTCCGTGACCAGGACGGCCGGACGTACGCGGCGGCCAGTGTCGCGCTGCCGTCGCTGACGCTCACCGCGTTGCAGTTGGCGGTCGCTTCGGCCGTGGCGGCGGGGGCGAGTCGGCTGGAGGCCGCGGCGGTCGTGACCGAGGCGTCGACGCTGGACGGTGCCGGGCACGCGGCGGTGCGGGACCTCGCGGCGGACGCCCCGGTCCACGTGGCCGCTCCGGACGGCACGGTCCTCGGCACGGTGACCCAGTGA
- a CDS encoding DUF4097 family beta strand repeat-containing protein, producing the protein MALHLTTTPRRRRVVAPVALGLTTTLIVLAGCDNLSFRRLDYDNTEAVRITTVRVSGGSGDVVVRGTGSASEVRIKRVVRYQGGEPDNTRYEIKGSELVLDTDCGSRCSVSYEVTVPEGVAVQGETSSGDVELSRVGTVELQVSSGDVRISGASGAVGVEARSGNIEVSEAAAAVRLRASSGDISARRLGGTVDAEASSGNVNVELDKPASARVHASSGDVTLVVPAGSYRVRSNADSGDKTVTVTDNPAASLVLDGSADSGNLTISER; encoded by the coding sequence ATGGCACTGCACCTGACCACCACCCCGCGCCGCCGTCGCGTCGTCGCTCCCGTCGCGCTAGGGCTCACCACCACCCTCATCGTGCTCGCCGGGTGCGACAACCTGTCGTTCCGTCGGCTCGACTACGACAACACCGAGGCGGTCCGGATCACCACGGTCCGGGTCTCCGGGGGCTCCGGCGACGTGGTGGTCCGTGGCACCGGCTCGGCGTCCGAGGTGCGGATCAAGCGGGTGGTGCGCTACCAGGGCGGCGAACCGGACAACACCCGCTACGAGATCAAGGGCAGCGAGCTGGTGCTGGACACCGACTGTGGCTCGCGGTGCAGCGTCTCCTACGAGGTGACGGTGCCGGAGGGTGTGGCGGTGCAGGGCGAGACCAGCTCCGGCGACGTCGAGCTGAGCCGGGTCGGCACGGTGGAGCTACAGGTGAGTTCGGGCGACGTGCGGATCTCTGGTGCGTCGGGCGCGGTCGGGGTGGAGGCTCGCTCCGGCAACATCGAGGTGAGCGAGGCCGCCGCGGCGGTACGGCTGCGCGCCTCGTCCGGAGACATCTCCGCACGCCGGCTGGGTGGCACTGTCGACGCCGAGGCCAGCTCGGGCAATGTCAACGTGGAGCTGGACAAGCCCGCCTCGGCCCGGGTCCACGCCTCCAGCGGCGACGTCACGCTTGTGGTGCCGGCGGGCAGCTACCGGGTCCGGTCCAACGCCGACTCCGGCGACAAGACCGTCACCGTCACCGACAACCCGGCGGCGTCGCTGGTGCTCGACGGTTCGGCCGACAGCGGCAACCTCACGATCAGCGAGCGTTGA
- the era gene encoding GTPase Era, producing the protein MQDPEARPYRAGFGCFVGRPNAGKSTLTNAIIGTKIAITSNKPQTTRHVIRAVLHRPESQLVLVDTPGLHRPRTLLGERLNDLVRSTWTEVDVIGLCIPADEPVGRGDRFITGELAELKATVLAVVTKTDLVDKRRLAEQLLAVSKMGEFAEIVPVSAVSGHQVDTLVEVMTKYLPPSPQLYPDDMLTDDPEQVLVAELIREAALEGVRDELPHSIAVVVEEMIPEGQVMKIYADLYVERPSQKAIVLGHKASRLKEVGTQARKQIEELLGGRVYLDLHVRVAKDWQRDPRQLRKLGF; encoded by the coding sequence GTGCAGGACCCGGAGGCGCGACCGTACCGGGCCGGGTTCGGCTGCTTCGTCGGTCGTCCCAACGCCGGCAAGTCGACGCTGACCAACGCCATCATCGGCACCAAGATCGCCATCACCTCGAACAAGCCGCAGACCACCCGGCACGTCATCCGGGCGGTGCTGCACCGACCGGAGTCGCAGCTGGTTCTCGTCGACACGCCGGGCCTGCACCGTCCCCGTACGCTGCTCGGCGAACGTCTCAACGACCTGGTCCGGTCCACCTGGACCGAGGTCGACGTGATCGGCCTGTGCATCCCGGCCGACGAGCCGGTGGGGCGCGGTGACCGGTTCATCACCGGCGAGCTGGCCGAGTTGAAGGCGACAGTGCTGGCGGTGGTCACCAAGACCGACCTGGTGGACAAGCGCCGCCTGGCGGAGCAACTGCTCGCGGTCAGCAAGATGGGGGAGTTCGCCGAGATCGTGCCGGTGAGCGCCGTGTCCGGCCACCAGGTGGACACGCTCGTCGAGGTGATGACCAAGTACCTACCGCCGTCGCCGCAGCTCTACCCGGACGACATGCTCACCGACGACCCCGAGCAGGTGCTGGTCGCCGAGCTGATCCGGGAGGCCGCCCTGGAGGGGGTCCGCGACGAGCTGCCGCACTCCATCGCCGTGGTGGTGGAGGAGATGATCCCCGAGGGTCAGGTCATGAAGATCTACGCCGACCTGTACGTGGAGCGGCCCAGCCAGAAGGCGATCGTCCTCGGGCACAAGGCGAGTCGGCTCAAGGAGGTCGGCACCCAGGCCCGCAAGCAGATCGAGGAACTGCTCGGCGGCCGGGTCTACCTCGACCTGCACGTGCGCGTCGCGAAGGATTGGCAGCGCGACCCGAGGCAACTGCGCAAGCTGGGCTTCTGA
- the recO gene encoding DNA repair protein RecO: MAGYRRQLYRDDAVVLRVQKLGESDRIITLLTRRHGRLRAVARGIRRTTSKFGARLEPFGHVDLQLAGDPKGNHGSSLHTVSQVEGIDLYGKRFLGDYPRYTAASAIAETAERLTPVEREPSLRLFQLTIGALKALSRGEHATTLVLDAYLLRGMSLAGWAPALVACAVCGTPGRHRAFSVPAGGAVCPDCRPPGAAHPAPATIDLMSALATGDWVIADATDTAVRRECSGLVAAHLQWHLERALRSLPLVDRGPSAAGAAPPPQGTGAVVLRPRGDVEAGADGANRE, from the coding sequence ATGGCCGGGTATCGCCGACAGCTCTACCGCGACGACGCGGTGGTGCTGCGTGTGCAGAAGCTCGGCGAGTCCGACCGGATCATCACCCTGCTCACCCGCCGGCACGGCCGGCTGCGCGCCGTGGCGCGAGGGATCCGCCGCACCACCAGCAAGTTCGGCGCCCGGCTGGAGCCGTTCGGCCACGTCGACCTCCAGCTCGCCGGTGACCCGAAGGGCAACCACGGCAGCTCGCTGCACACCGTCAGCCAGGTCGAGGGCATCGACCTGTACGGCAAACGGTTCCTGGGCGACTATCCGCGCTACACGGCGGCCAGCGCGATCGCCGAGACCGCCGAGCGGCTGACCCCGGTGGAGCGGGAGCCGTCGCTGCGGCTGTTCCAGCTCACCATCGGCGCGCTGAAGGCGCTGTCCCGGGGCGAGCACGCCACCACCCTGGTGCTCGACGCGTACCTGCTGCGTGGGATGTCCCTGGCCGGCTGGGCACCGGCGCTGGTCGCCTGCGCGGTCTGCGGCACGCCCGGGCGGCACCGGGCGTTCTCCGTACCGGCCGGCGGCGCGGTCTGCCCGGATTGTCGGCCACCCGGGGCGGCTCACCCCGCGCCGGCCACCATCGATCTGATGTCCGCGCTGGCCACCGGCGACTGGGTGATCGCCGACGCCACCGACACCGCCGTACGTCGGGAGTGCAGTGGGCTGGTCGCGGCTCACCTGCAGTGGCACCTGGAGCGCGCGCTACGCTCGCTGCCGCTGGTCGACCGGGGTCCCTCGGCGGCCGGCGCGGCCCCGCCGCCGCAAGGCACCGGGGCCGTGGTGCTCCGGCCACGTGGCGACGTCGAGGCCGGGGCGGACGGCGCGAACAGGGAGTGA